Within the Natranaerobius trueperi genome, the region TAAAATCATTGAAATGAAGTATAAAATTAAGGGTATAGTTACTTGTTCATTAAAACCTTCCCCCCAAATCACAACTAATTCTTTGTCTGCCCCAAAACCGCGAAAAAGTCCTGCAAATAGAGTTCCGATAAAACCTGCCGTAAACCCTATATTATATAAATTCATACCTTGATGAGTTCCTAGTAAATGACTTGCAAGAGGTGGGACAAGAAATCCACCCACTATACCGAAAACTAATCCACCCCAAGTGCCAAGACCTAAACCGATAGAAACACTTGAAGCAAGGGGAGCAAGGGCTGTACCAAATAAAGCATTTAGAAGATAATTACTAAAACGTTCTTTTTTAACTCTAGAATATAGCCAAACACCTAAGAAAATTGGCCAGATATTGATAATATTTTTCCCCATAAAAGAAAATCCAGCCATGGTAAAAATAGCAGCTATAATAGGTCCTCTAACAGGGACTTTCGATATAAGAGTTATAATTAGGCCTGTTAACCCTACTAAACCAGCGTTTACTAAAGCTGCTCCAAGACTTCCAATGACAAAGAAATCGGTAATTAGTACACCTGGTACCTGAAAAATTTTGCTTAGATCTGTAAACAATCCTTCATCAAAACTAAAGAAAAAACCTGCAATGATTAGTAACAACATGTAAATACACATAATAAAAAATTCTTTGTTGATTT harbors:
- a CDS encoding DUF1576 domain-containing protein; translated protein: MIKIKSKQLQINKEFFIMCIYMLLLIIAGFFFSFDEGLFTDLSKIFQVPGVLITDFFVIGSLGAALVNAGLVGLTGLIITLISKVPVRGPIIAAIFTMAGFSFMGKNIINIWPIFLGVWLYSRVKKERFSNYLLNALFGTALAPLASSVSIGLGLGTWGGLVFGIVGGFLVPPLASHLLGTHQGMNLYNIGFTAGFIGTLFAGLFRGFGADKELVVIWGEGFNEQVTIPLILYFISMILLGLFENNGNLKSFFEIHEISGALVSDFISEKGTGATFINMGIVGLIGTSYVLIIGGELNGPSITGILTIVGFGSFGKHTKNIIPIMIGAFLSLQFFHWAPTEPGPILGVLFGTTLAPITGSFGNLAGLIAGFLHMSMVMNVGFLHGGLNLYNNGFAGGLVATLMIGVLKNLQFDEQGG